Sequence from the Chroogloeocystis siderophila 5.2 s.c.1 genome:
AAGAGTAGTGTACTGTAGCCATGAATGAAATAAACCAATGAAAAAAATCATTATTTTCGAAGTACTGACTAGCAAGAACTGCATGAACTTCTGCGTAAATTTGCCGAATAGGGGCTATCTCAAAGCGTTCTTTTGCTAGAGCATAATTCTTACTAATGCGTATGAACCGATATTTTTTCTTAAGTTTAAAATTCTTGGTATCAGTTATCTGACCTTGGGTATGCTTTCGTTTAGTTACAGTTATCAGTTTTGTATAAACTGGACTATAACCACAAAGTAGGCAGCGTATATACAAGTCACAATCTTCACTTCCTAGTTTAAAAGTTTCGTCGAACAAGCCTACTTCATTTAAAGCTTGTCGCGGTATGACAACGGAAGAAAGAGTATAAATAAAAGTTGAGACAAACAAATGATGAATAGGAGAATTATACTTCTTTAAATCAGGTTGCTGCAGCTTAAGGTGTTTGCAATCTCGTTCTAGGTCCCAAATCACCAGATCGCTGATGCCGAAACATCTACTATTGGCTTCTATAGCGGTAATCTGACTTTTTAAGTGATTCGGTTGCCAAAGATCGTCAGAATCGAGAAAAGCAATGTATTTGCCTCTAGCTTTTAATAAAGCTTGGTTCCGCGCAGCGCCTGCTCCTACATTTTGCTTGAGGCTAATTAGATGGACAAAGGAATACTTCTGGCGAATGATTTCTGAAGTTCTATCACGAGAATTATCATCGATGACAATGACTTCAATAATGCCATCAAATTGTTGAGAAAGCACACTTGCTAATGCTTCTTCCAACATCGCCATCCGATTATAGGTGGGAATGATCACTGATACGTCAGGATCTGATCCTATGGAGTCTTGAGAAAAATCTGCTATTATCATTACTACTTGCTTCAAAAGGTTATACTACAAAAGTAGGATAAAATAAAGGGTAAGAGTGCATTTCCAAATAAATTGTGGTAGTCCTGAACAAGTAAGGATAAAGGTGTAAATGGCAGTTCTAAATACGCAAGAGTTCGTTGTAATGATGGATGAAATACCAGACGGCTCCAATATGGTTTTCGAGCTTTTTAGAGAAAGATAAGGTTTCTCGAACTAGACGTGATACTCGTTGGCGTAAAGTACAATTAAAGCGTTCAACTAAGTTAGTTTTACCGCTCTTCTTGCTAACTACTCTATGCCTAGACTTGGGAAAAATTTCCTCATAGGCAGACCAAAAATCGGTGTAAGATACTGCACACTGTCGGTAAAGGGCGGGTAAAGATTGCCATAAACCTGCTGCTCCTTTCCGGCTACGCACACCAACATAAACACCAACAACTTCTTGTGTTGTTGTATCTAATGCTAACCAGATCCACTGCTTGTTCTTCTTGTGGAGTACAAAAGACCACATTTCATCACACTGGATGGTTAGTCGCCCCTTTTTTCTTGAAAACTTTGCTCAACGGGGGAAACCCCCACACGCAAGTTTCCGCTTTTTCGGCCAGACCTCTACTTCTTTTGGCACTGCTTCATATAAGTTATTGACGTAAGTTTGTCACCATCGTTCTGATACTCCAGTAACTCTAGCAATGCCAGCTAAAGGGATTTTTTTTAATAATAGTTTGTCTATTAATTCTTTAGTTTCCTGTTCAATCACCTTGTTCTTCGGATTTAGAACAAATTGTCTAGAGCAGCTTTTGCACTTGAAATTCTGGTTACCGTTATGGATGAACCCGTTTTTGACTACACGAGTAGAGCTACAGCGTGGACAGGAGATAATACTTTTCGACATGATGATTTTGCTTGGAGCTACCTACCCTTATATCCTTACCTATTCAGGACTACCTAAATTGTTAAACGTTTTCCTGCTGTTGATTCACCCTTAT
This genomic interval carries:
- a CDS encoding glycosyltransferase family 2 protein, whose amino-acid sequence is MIIADFSQDSIGSDPDVSVIIPTYNRMAMLEEALASVLSQQFDGIIEVIVIDDNSRDRTSEIIRQKYSFVHLISLKQNVGAGAARNQALLKARGKYIAFLDSDDLWQPNHLKSQITAIEANSRCFGISDLVIWDLERDCKHLKLQQPDLKKYNSPIHHLFVSTFIYTLSSVVIPRQALNEVGLFDETFKLGSEDCDLYIRCLLCGYSPVYTKLITVTKRKHTQGQITDTKNFKLKKKYRFIRISKNYALAKERFEIAPIRQIYAEVHAVLASQYFENNDFFHWFISFMATVHYSSLKYALLSTVSNIKHRKYCQIATNLVKLPKKNNYSNPK